In Flavobacterium luteolum, the DNA window ACGGTTACAGATTGGAAACTTTAGAAGGAAAATACAAAGTGCCAATTTATACTTTAAACATGAATCACGCAGAGCACGCATCTGATGAAGTGCTTACAGAATATATCGATGAAGATAACAACTGGAATGATTTGTACAATAAGGACCACGATGAAGCGGCAATTGATATTCATTGGGGATTACAAAAGACTTTAAATTATTACGAAGAAAAATTTAATCGTAATAGTGTAGATGATAAAGGAATGACCATTTTTGGTCTTGCGCACTTAGGAACTAATGTTCAGAATGCTTCTTGGACAGGAGGTTGGGCTCAGTTTGGAGATGGAGACAAGCAGCCTTTTGTAAGTTTAGGAATTACTGGACATGAAATGACTCATGCCGTAACACAATTCTCTGCAGGATTAATTTATTTGGGAGAATCTGGAGCAATGAACGAATCTTTCAGTGATATTTTTGGAATTTCTATTGAGCTTTATGCTGGTAAAGATACTAAAAACGATATCTGGATGCTGGGTGACGAATTGTACTCTCACGGAAGTTTGAGAAGTATGGCTAACCCAAAAGCAGCTGGTCAGCCAGATACTTATGGAGGAGAATTTTGGGCAAACCCTGCAAATAGCAGTTATGATAATGGCGGTGTACATCAGAACAGTGGAATTACCAATTATTGGTATTATCTTTTGGTTGAAGGTGGAGAAGGAGTGAATGACTTAAACAACAGTTACAGCGTAAAAGCTATTGGTTTAGAGAAAGCAGAGAAAATTGCTTATACTACGCTTACAGAATACTTATCACCATCTTCCAACTTTATGGCAATGCGTCAGGCGAGTTTGATGGCAACAGAAGATTTGTACGGATTAGGTTCTGAAGAATACAAACAAGTAACTAATGCTTGGTACGCTATTGGTGTTGGACCTGCTTACGGAGAAAAGCAGATACTTTTAGTTTCTTATGAAAACCCTTCTGTTCCATGTGGTCCATTAAAAGGAGAAGAGTCTTTTTATGTGAAAGTTAAAAATACAGGAAGCACTGTAATTAAGAGCGATGAGAATTTAAACTTCAAATTGAGAGCTATGGCAAGTGCTCTTGGAAGTTTAATTACGTTTTATACCTATGATGGAAAAGTTGCTTTTGGCAGAGCCTTAAATCCAGGTGAAGAAGCAATTGTGGAATTAAAAAGTAAAATTCCATATCAGACAGGAGGAGCAATAAACTACATAGAAGTAAAAGTAGATTTAGATCCTATAACCGAATTTGGAGCAAAAGAAGGTTACACTTTTATATCACAGATAGTTGTTCCGACAGCTCAAAAAGATTATGATCTTAAAGCAAAAGTATTAAGCATGCCGTATTATACAGGTGATGCACTTTCTTCAAATTATCAATCTTCAATTACGATCTTTAATTTAGGGTGCGCGGCTATTCCGGCAGGAACAGTAATTAAAGTAGGTTATGCTGATACTACACCAGGAAGTACGACAATTTGGAAAGATGTTACGTTGGCGGCAGATTTCAAAGGAAACTCAGAAATGACAATTGCTTTTGATAATACTATCGATTTATCTGGACTTGGTCTCCATACTTTTGAAGGATATGTAACATTTGCTCAAGACCCAGATACGGCTAATAATAGTATTTTAAATGCGGCTTACAGCGGTATTGTAACACAGCTTCCTTATGTTGAAGGTTTTGAAAGAACTCCTGGCGGATGGAATACAAGATCATTGAACGCAAGCAGTCAAACGTTTGTATTTCAAAATTATCCTGGATCTTTTAGAAACATAAAATCACAATACAACTGGTCAACAGTAGATTTTAGAAGAAATGACAGAATGGCTCTTAATTCTGATTTTGTATTAGAATCTCCAATATTTGACTTTACTAATGTAGTATCTCCCTATATTGAATTTGATTTATATTATTTATTTCATGCAGGATATGACGGTTTAATCGTAGAGTATTCGGAAGATAAAGGTAAAAACTGGAAGAAAGTCGAAAATGTAAATTATCCGTATACCGAACATTATGATGATACAGAAGGAGGCTGGTTTACAGCGGTTAATACGAATCTTAGAAAAGATCCTTATCAAATGCGACTGAATGATCTTGCTGGGAAAAAAGTAGCTATTCGTTTCCGTATCAGAACAGATGACTATAATGACGGTTTTTTAGGAGGATTTGTAGATAATATTCGTGTAAGCGATGCACCATACGATTTAGCACTGCTATCATCAAAACTAGAGGCTGGGAAATGTACTGTAGATAATAATAATGTTACAATAGTAAGTAAAATAAGCAACAACTTCGCAACAACTAGCCAGCGCGTAAATATTACAACTAAAATTTTAGACGCCGCAAAAAATGAAGTTTTCTCAAAAACAGAATTGACTACTTTGAATTTTACCAAATTTAGAGATACTATTAGTTTTTCTACATCAAATATTAGTTTAAAAACTGTTGGAACACATACAGTTTCTGTTTCAGTTTTTCCAGAAGATATGACTATGGATGTTAAACAAGGCAATAATGCTTTGACGTTTACTTATGATAATTGGAACAATGAAGACTTAAAAGTTTCTGTTCTTCCTTATAAAATGGATTTTGAAGATGCTAGTAAATACAAAGGCTGGAGAACATCTGAAAATAATGGTTCTGCAGGATGGAATCACGGAGTTCTTACAGATTTAGGTTCTCCAGGCTGGTTTATTGCAGATCATACTAAGTTTATGGCGAGCAATGATGATAAATGTAATTGCGATGCAGGAAACGATATGCTGGTTTCGCCTGTATTTGATTTAACAAATTACAAAACAGCACATTTAACTTTTGACGGTTTTGGTGATGGTCAGCACCTTTCAGATGGATATGTAAAAGTAAGTACTGATGGTGGTGAAACTTGGAAAGAAGTATTCCACATGCCTTATTATGGAGCTTGGTGGGAATATGGTGTAGATTTGACTGAATATGCAGGAAAATCTTGTGTAATGGTAGCATTCGTCCATAATGATAACGGATTTTTTGCAAATGGTTTTGCAGTAGATAACATCGAAATTAAAGAAACAAAATCGAATGTAAGATTGTCTAATCTAAGTGTTGCAGAAAATGTAAACGAAGATTCGGCTTCTCACGAATTTGTGGTAAGTGCTAGAAACTCTGCTTACCAGCCGATAAATAAAGTAACAGTTGAGTACCAAATTTCTCAAAACGGAACTGCTGTTGGAGCGCCAGTTTCTTTAGAGAGAAATGATGAAGTATTAGTTGGTCAGACAATTACCTATAAAATTGATGGTTTGCCAAAATTGGCTGCAGGAAATTATGAAATTGCTGTAAAAGCATTTACGGCAGATGAACCAAAAGATCAGGCACAGGTAATAAAAGGCGTTTTTCAAGTTGTTGCAAACGCACCAGAATTAAATCTTGAAGATTTTTCAAATATGCCAGAAGGTTCTTTGTTTGGAGCTAAAGGATTTGTTTCAAGTTTAAGTGATGATAACTATCCATGGAGAGTCGTAACTACTCCAGATAATGCGAACTTGACCGTTCCTAAAAAAGACCATACAGGAGATTCTTCAACAAAAATGCTTTACAGTCAATTGGAGAATTTATCTTATTACGGAGAATTAATTTCGCCAATGTATAAATTGTCTCAAAGCGCTTCTGCAGTTGAATTTTATTATGCAATGCAGAGTAATGTTAACGACATCTTATTGGTAGATATTAAAGCTGCAGGAGGAGAATGGACAGAATTATGGAGAAACAATAGAAAAGGAAGTTTTGTTGATACAGATTGGAAAAGAGCGGCATTAAACATTAGTAAATACAAAGGCAAATCGGTCATGTTCCGCTT includes these proteins:
- a CDS encoding M4 family metallopeptidase, with amino-acid sequence MLGFLICSVGMAQSPLPKNKTSNAQTAIQSPNAVQKKDQVSQKTTDQSPNQENDSNILLAQKSINGTPLSKEETEAVNKRVQTSQKLFDKSLSSSTAKNVQTADSTKVRSFAKSSNLTVRNVFEVKKADFELSNADKMQLKSVSDKHGRSLATYQQMHNAVPVEGAIYKVRDNKNKIEAFGNISKKLPANSSYKVNASAALQNALNTVNAKEYVWQSKKLSALVHKKISKKPEGELVYVGPNFSSQLTEYHLAWKYDIFATNPQSSQTIYVDANTGKVILKIDLSRDLRSTSSPYADGRAAIGKGKARFAGDVTFGTTHYADGYRLETLEGKYKVPIYTLNMNHAEHASDEVLTEYIDEDNNWNDLYNKDHDEAAIDIHWGLQKTLNYYEEKFNRNSVDDKGMTIFGLAHLGTNVQNASWTGGWAQFGDGDKQPFVSLGITGHEMTHAVTQFSAGLIYLGESGAMNESFSDIFGISIELYAGKDTKNDIWMLGDELYSHGSLRSMANPKAAGQPDTYGGEFWANPANSSYDNGGVHQNSGITNYWYYLLVEGGEGVNDLNNSYSVKAIGLEKAEKIAYTTLTEYLSPSSNFMAMRQASLMATEDLYGLGSEEYKQVTNAWYAIGVGPAYGEKQILLVSYENPSVPCGPLKGEESFYVKVKNTGSTVIKSDENLNFKLRAMASALGSLITFYTYDGKVAFGRALNPGEEAIVELKSKIPYQTGGAINYIEVKVDLDPITEFGAKEGYTFISQIVVPTAQKDYDLKAKVLSMPYYTGDALSSNYQSSITIFNLGCAAIPAGTVIKVGYADTTPGSTTIWKDVTLAADFKGNSEMTIAFDNTIDLSGLGLHTFEGYVTFAQDPDTANNSILNAAYSGIVTQLPYVEGFERTPGGWNTRSLNASSQTFVFQNYPGSFRNIKSQYNWSTVDFRRNDRMALNSDFVLESPIFDFTNVVSPYIEFDLYYLFHAGYDGLIVEYSEDKGKNWKKVENVNYPYTEHYDDTEGGWFTAVNTNLRKDPYQMRLNDLAGKKVAIRFRIRTDDYNDGFLGGFVDNIRVSDAPYDLALLSSKLEAGKCTVDNNNVTIVSKISNNFATTSQRVNITTKILDAAKNEVFSKTELTTLNFTKFRDTISFSTSNISLKTVGTHTVSVSVFPEDMTMDVKQGNNALTFTYDNWNNEDLKVSVLPYKMDFEDASKYKGWRTSENNGSAGWNHGVLTDLGSPGWFIADHTKFMASNDDKCNCDAGNDMLVSPVFDLTNYKTAHLTFDGFGDGQHLSDGYVKVSTDGGETWKEVFHMPYYGAWWEYGVDLTEYAGKSCVMVAFVHNDNGFFANGFAVDNIEIKETKSNVRLSNLSVAENVNEDSASHEFVVSARNSAYQPINKVTVEYQISQNGTAVGAPVSLERNDEVLVGQTITYKIDGLPKLAAGNYEIAVKAFTADEPKDQAQVIKGVFQVVANAPELNLEDFSNMPEGSLFGAKGFVSSLSDDNYPWRVVTTPDNANLTVPKKDHTGDSSTKMLYSQLENLSYYGELISPMYKLSQSASAVEFYYAMQSNVNDILLVDIKAAGGEWTELWRNNRKGSFVDTDWKRAALNISKYKGKSVMFRFRHAKADGYSYMVLDDLKIFNDAVTDVAMEILSPKDVCGSQEYKVKLSNEGQIAIKENSIQLNLEYLNTSEAISETVQAGIPVGGSIEYTFKKQPKLDDSADSHVFNFTAKLEGDIIDQNNIIENYTYQGVSGDFKLFDNASIHGYAGKSIYINAESKLLMNELEAVSYKWNTGEATNAIEVTKPGDYIVTAVLDNGCTLTEKVTVTFDNFESDLPSGDVCGPEVVLNPGNYAAYEWFDGSTDPTFTATESGEYYVTVYNEHGLGKIFTTTINVLENTVPEIQALEGNKITASADAAGYQWYLNGRPLPNATEKMVSTIWEGSYSLQVTNAHGCTNMSAPIDSKGLLIGKLTNSFRVFPNPAADNVNIFLAEKAEGQAEMKIYSMEGNAVWSKTYSAVPSSVNVSQLTTGVYILDCTVQGKKYTAKIIKK